One part of the Flavobacteriales bacterium genome encodes these proteins:
- a CDS encoding DMT family transporter, translated as MTGILIAVGTTMCWSLSIFSFTEGARRIGANVLNHFRLVIATLLLTIMASVAMGISPIKLFTTPLPSHFIWLGLSGIIGLALGDHFNFTSFAILGARLSSAFTTVAPIAALAGGYWLLGETLNVFGIVGMLVTISGILLLIFNKPKREEGFTEEHGSFGKGVVYALAGAVCQGTGLVLAKKGLTQTTPGLHVLHATWIRMVTGTIAIYTITILSGRLRRVTRPLLSGNRTAILYSITGAVLGPVIVVSLSIYAITLLKVSVAQTIFSLLPIMVLPIAVLYYKEKITLPSIAGAILAITGVVVLVWRESLAHAVVN; from the coding sequence ATGACAGGTATCCTGATCGCCGTGGGAACCACCATGTGCTGGTCTTTGAGCATCTTCTCATTCACTGAGGGAGCGCGCCGTATAGGAGCCAACGTACTTAATCATTTCCGACTGGTTATCGCCACATTGCTGCTAACCATCATGGCCTCCGTTGCGATGGGTATCTCTCCCATTAAACTGTTCACCACTCCATTGCCATCCCACTTTATATGGCTGGGCTTATCCGGCATCATCGGCCTGGCCCTGGGTGATCATTTTAACTTCACCAGCTTTGCCATTCTCGGCGCACGATTGTCAAGTGCATTTACCACTGTTGCGCCTATTGCAGCGCTGGCAGGAGGGTATTGGCTTCTTGGGGAAACCCTGAACGTGTTTGGCATTGTCGGCATGCTGGTCACCATTTCAGGCATTCTGTTGCTCATATTCAACAAGCCGAAGCGTGAAGAAGGTTTTACCGAAGAACACGGTTCTTTCGGAAAAGGCGTTGTTTACGCACTTGCAGGTGCTGTCTGTCAGGGCACCGGACTGGTTCTTGCCAAGAAGGGATTGACCCAAACCACGCCGGGGCTTCACGTTCTTCATGCCACATGGATCCGTATGGTCACCGGCACCATTGCCATTTACACGATCACAATACTTTCCGGGAGACTTCGAAGGGTCACCCGGCCATTGTTAAGCGGGAACCGGACGGCTATATTATATAGTATCACGGGAGCAGTATTGGGTCCTGTGATCGTTGTTTCACTGAGCATCTATGCCATCACCCTTCTGAAGGTATCCGTTGCGCAAACCATTTTTTCCTTATTGCCTATCATGGTGTTACCCATCGCCGTTCTTTACTATAAAGAAAAGATCACCCTGCCATCCATTGCGGGTGCCATATTGGCCATCACCGGTGTTGTGGTACTGGTTTGGAGGGAAAGCCTGGCTCATGCAGTAGTGAATTGA
- a CDS encoding DUF1015 domain-containing protein, translating into MAVLKPFKGYRPVKDKVSEVASRPYDVLNSEEAREEVKGKPYSFLHVVKPEVDLPESIDHYAQEVYEKGRDNFKKLIEDGVFFQDNKDCYYIYAQTMDGRKQTGIVGCSAVDDYFNDVIKKHELTRPDKEEDRKKHVRISGINAEPVFFTYPAVASLDEVMTKVTSSKPAEYDFTADDNIRHELWVVDDDATIQQISDAFNSIPSVYVADGHHRTAAAALVGQDLRKENGGFSGSEEFNYFLSVNFPDNQLKIFDYNRVVKDLNGLSKEDFLQKLSEGFEVSEASGQHRPTGLHNFGMYLDGKWYSLTAKAGTYDDNDPIGVLDVTVLSQQVLEPILNIVNLRTDKRIDFVGGIRGLGELEKRVNSGEMTVAFALYPVTLDQLIKISDTGNIMPPKTTWFEPKLRSGLVVHGLN; encoded by the coding sequence ATGGCTGTACTGAAACCATTTAAAGGATATCGCCCTGTAAAGGATAAGGTATCTGAAGTGGCATCCCGCCCATACGATGTATTGAACTCCGAAGAAGCACGGGAAGAAGTAAAGGGTAAACCTTACTCATTCCTTCACGTGGTAAAACCGGAAGTTGATCTCCCGGAGAGTATAGATCACTATGCCCAGGAAGTGTATGAAAAAGGCCGTGACAACTTCAAGAAACTGATTGAAGATGGCGTCTTTTTTCAAGACAACAAAGACTGCTACTATATCTATGCACAAACCATGGACGGACGTAAGCAAACGGGTATCGTTGGTTGTTCTGCGGTTGATGACTATTTCAATGATGTCATCAAAAAGCACGAACTGACCCGTCCGGACAAAGAAGAAGATCGCAAGAAACATGTTCGGATCAGTGGCATCAATGCAGAGCCGGTATTTTTCACCTACCCCGCTGTCGCCTCTCTGGACGAAGTCATGACCAAGGTTACCAGCAGCAAACCTGCGGAATACGACTTCACTGCAGACGACAACATCCGCCACGAACTTTGGGTTGTGGATGACGATGCTACCATCCAACAGATCAGCGATGCCTTCAACAGCATCCCTAGTGTTTATGTGGCAGATGGTCACCACAGAACCGCGGCAGCAGCCCTTGTAGGTCAGGATCTACGTAAGGAAAACGGCGGCTTCAGCGGCTCGGAAGAATTTAATTATTTCCTGTCCGTGAATTTCCCCGACAACCAATTGAAGATCTTCGACTACAACCGTGTAGTAAAGGATTTGAACGGATTGTCTAAAGAAGATTTTCTTCAAAAGCTTTCCGAGGGATTTGAAGTTAGTGAAGCTTCCGGTCAACACCGTCCGACCGGCCTGCATAACTTCGGTATGTACCTTGATGGAAAATGGTATTCCCTGACAGCCAAAGCCGGAACGTACGATGACAATGACCCGATCGGTGTGCTTGACGTGACTGTGCTTTCGCAACAGGTACTGGAACCGATCCTGAATATTGTAAACCTTCGTACGGATAAACGAATTGATTTCGTTGGCGGAATCCGCGGCCTTGGTGAACTGGAAAAGAGAGTGAACAGCGGTGAAATGACTGTCGCCTTTGCCCTCTACCCCGTGACCCTTGATCAGCTGATCAAGATTTCCGATACCGGTAACATCATGCCTCCTAAAACGACATGGTTTGAACCTAAACTCAGAAGCGGACTTGTAGTCCACGGATTGAATTGA
- a CDS encoding YggS family pyridoxal phosphate-dependent enzyme, protein MTQDHIATQLTTINNELKPFGASLIAVSKTHPPEVIREAYDAGQRIFGENKVQELQTKQPVLPPDIQWHLIGHLQTNKVKYIAPFVAMIHAVDSLKLLAEINKQAAKNNRVIPCLLQFHIATEESKFGLNIDEARQLLESEEYKAMNHIAIHGVMGMATFTDNQDKVRSEFRNLKGIFDSLREKYFADQLSFKEISMGMSGDYQIALEEGSTMVRVGSMIFGSRSYQV, encoded by the coding sequence ATGACCCAGGATCATATTGCTACTCAGTTGACGACGATCAACAATGAACTGAAGCCCTTCGGAGCCTCATTGATCGCCGTATCCAAAACCCACCCCCCGGAAGTGATCCGCGAAGCCTATGACGCCGGTCAGCGGATATTCGGAGAGAACAAGGTACAGGAGCTTCAAACCAAACAACCGGTCCTGCCCCCGGATATACAATGGCACCTTATCGGCCACCTGCAAACCAACAAGGTGAAGTACATTGCGCCTTTCGTAGCCATGATCCATGCGGTAGACAGTCTCAAGCTGCTGGCAGAGATCAACAAACAGGCCGCCAAAAACAACCGGGTGATTCCCTGCCTGCTCCAATTTCATATTGCCACAGAGGAAAGTAAGTTCGGCCTGAATATAGATGAAGCGAGACAACTACTGGAAAGCGAAGAATACAAAGCCATGAACCACATCGCCATTCATGGCGTGATGGGAATGGCCACGTTTACTGACAACCAGGACAAAGTAAGAAGTGAATTCCGGAACCTGAAGGGAATCTTCGACTCTTTGCGTGAAAAGTACTTCGCCGATCAACTAAGCTTCAAGGAAATATCCATGGGCATGTCCGGAGATTATCAGATTGCCCTGGAAGAAGGCAGCACCATGGTTCGGGTGGGAAGCATGATCTTCGGTTCACGGTCTTACCAGGTGTGA